A stretch of Sinimarinibacterium sp. NLF-5-8 DNA encodes these proteins:
- a CDS encoding YbaN family protein: MTPPSANRYSSLPRWQRILLIIAGFISLLLGIIGALLPVMPTTPFIILAAACFARSSERFHQMLLRNRIFGPLLVEWETHRSIPYRTKLIALAMLAVTLGSSVVLFVRPLQLQLAVAAVGVLVGIWLYRIPSRN, from the coding sequence ATGACCCCGCCATCCGCGAATCGCTACAGCAGCCTGCCCCGCTGGCAGCGCATCCTGCTGATCATCGCCGGCTTCATCAGCCTGTTGCTGGGCATCATCGGCGCGCTGTTGCCGGTGATGCCGACCACCCCTTTCATCATTCTGGCCGCCGCCTGCTTTGCCCGCAGTTCCGAACGCTTTCACCAAATGCTGCTGCGCAACCGCATTTTTGGCCCCTTGCTGGTGGAGTGGGAAACCCATCGCAGCATCCCCTACCGCACCAAGCTGATCGCCCTCGCCATGCTCGCCGTCACCCTGGGCAGTTCCGTCGTGCTGTTTGTGCGGCCATTGCAACTGCAACTTGCGGTTGCCGCCGTCGGCGTGCTGGTTGGCATCTGGTTGTACCGGATTCCCTCACGCAACTAA
- a CDS encoding carboxymuconolactone decarboxylase family protein: protein MSVALEHLAPPGGWLSTEAPRLPPLRHAELNWPLRTLLGAAGKWGKSRTGTEVVPDVFLLLLRAPTLFKPWLHFASRLMPYGTLDRRDAELMILRVGWNCRCRYEWGQHVQIGLRAGLSEAEIARVAEGATAPGWSPLRAALLRACDELHADRQIAATTWDTLAAHYDAAQLIEVTMLIGHYQMLAGVLNSAALPLEAHTEAALRHP from the coding sequence ATGAGCGTGGCGCTGGAACATCTGGCGCCCCCCGGCGGCTGGCTGAGTACCGAAGCCCCACGCCTGCCGCCGCTGCGCCACGCCGAGCTGAACTGGCCGCTGCGCACCCTGCTGGGCGCGGCCGGCAAATGGGGCAAAAGCCGCACAGGAACGGAGGTCGTCCCCGATGTGTTTTTGCTGCTGCTGCGCGCGCCGACGCTGTTCAAGCCGTGGCTGCACTTTGCCTCCCGGCTGATGCCGTATGGCACGCTGGATCGGCGCGATGCCGAGCTGATGATCCTGCGCGTGGGCTGGAACTGCCGCTGTCGCTACGAATGGGGTCAGCATGTGCAGATTGGTCTGCGCGCCGGGCTGAGCGAGGCCGAAATCGCGCGCGTGGCCGAAGGCGCAACGGCGCCGGGCTGGTCGCCGCTGCGCGCCGCACTGTTGCGGGCTTGCGATGAGCTGCACGCGGATCGGCAGATTGCCGCCACCACCTGGGACACGCTGGCCGCGCACTATGACGCGGCACAGTTGATCGAGGTGACGATGCTGATCGGGCATTACCAGATGCTGGCCGGCGTGCTCAACAGCGCCGCGTTGCCGCTGGAAGCGCACACCGAGGCGGCGCTGCGCCATCCCTGA
- a CDS encoding TetR/AcrR family transcriptional regulator, whose product MNHSSAPPSRRRQAERSEQTRARILDATLDCLAQYGYAGTGVAQVIAQAGVSRGAWSHHFASMNALIVAAAEHLMQRVYAQLGQVMRAVAQPQPTADTLLRSVWRDFFVSEVNEIYLQLLIAARHAPELANTLRALSDRLAGHLDQLAATQVAATSAAVLQPLETLALSRWVLRGLALDAPLMPQAHIEQALDAWIRLLSSQIERRSPSATRATPRR is encoded by the coding sequence ATGAACCATTCTTCTGCTCCCCCATCCCGCCGCCGTCAGGCCGAACGCAGCGAGCAAACGCGCGCGCGGATTCTGGACGCCACTCTGGATTGTCTGGCGCAGTACGGCTATGCCGGAACTGGCGTGGCACAGGTGATTGCCCAGGCTGGAGTTTCGCGCGGCGCGTGGTCACACCACTTTGCATCGATGAACGCTTTGATCGTGGCCGCCGCCGAACATCTGATGCAGCGTGTTTACGCCCAGTTGGGTCAGGTCATGCGTGCCGTCGCCCAGCCGCAACCCACCGCCGACACGCTGCTTCGGAGTGTCTGGCGGGATTTTTTTGTCAGCGAAGTCAATGAGATTTATCTGCAGTTGCTGATTGCAGCGCGGCACGCTCCCGAACTGGCCAACACCCTGCGCGCGCTATCCGACAGGCTGGCCGGGCATCTGGATCAGCTGGCCGCAACGCAGGTGGCAGCCACCTCTGCGGCGGTTTTGCAGCCGCTGGAAACACTGGCGCTGTCGCGCTGGGTTTTGCGCGGGCTTGCGCTCGATGCGCCGTTGATGCCGCAAGCGCATATCGAGCAGGCGCTGGATGCGTGGATTCGGCTGCTGAGCAGTCAGATCGAACGGCGCAGCCCCTCGGCTACGCGCGCAACACCTCGCCGCTGA
- a CDS encoding CocE/NonD family hydrolase gives MIKPLLLCVAAAVLLGGCGGDPDAAAASGAASSAGSADRVDASTGPARKTDNLSFITSDGITLHAKLSYSGTLQARPLIVEFSPYSGNGIPDFGARYNHVFVHARGSGESGGSWSAVGPLDQRDVAELLQWACAQPWSNGHIGLYGFSASAIAVYNSLHQPLACVDAAALMAGTHELYRDLLYPGGMTNVLPAIAVGLGVGGPLLASIPQRLATGENISPLPPAIGMGGILANLLLHPTLDAYWQARTQRPGPNRFPVLADTGFYDVESRGPFESYRALRAQGVPVHLRVFGAHDGFPADTPGPFVEYQRWFDRFLLGENNGIDQEPRVQMLIGIGGYQAQINGAVKHYSASDWPVPGTQWQTLFLNADQRLTDHPASTSDKQSYLALTSGLATDPYTTATVAPISPLADLLSGVLTAGPQSLHYTSDALQTAVDIVGPASLILHAASLLPEADFHAVLSDVWPDGSVHPVGAGRLRSSFPHLLTERTLYNARGEPIQPTADFSAKDRARPGQMREYAIEFWPIGNRFETGHRLRLSLVAAPSYDLTLPGGLITVGLGGITPSRLLLPVLPHNDLCAALGSAC, from the coding sequence ATGATCAAGCCACTATTGCTTTGCGTCGCGGCTGCAGTTTTGCTCGGTGGCTGCGGCGGCGATCCAGACGCTGCGGCGGCGTCCGGCGCGGCGTCATCGGCAGGATCGGCCGACCGCGTCGATGCCAGCACAGGCCCTGCGCGCAAAACCGACAACCTGAGCTTCATCACCAGCGATGGCATCACCTTACACGCCAAGCTCAGCTACAGCGGCACCTTGCAGGCACGGCCATTGATCGTAGAGTTCAGCCCCTACAGCGGTAATGGCATCCCCGATTTTGGCGCGCGTTACAACCATGTCTTTGTACACGCGCGCGGCAGCGGCGAAAGCGGTGGCAGCTGGAGTGCGGTCGGCCCGCTCGATCAGCGTGATGTGGCCGAGCTCTTGCAATGGGCCTGTGCACAGCCGTGGAGCAATGGACACATTGGTCTGTATGGCTTTTCGGCCAGTGCAATCGCGGTTTACAACAGCTTGCATCAGCCCTTGGCCTGTGTAGATGCGGCGGCGTTGATGGCCGGCACCCATGAGCTGTACCGCGATTTGCTGTATCCGGGGGGCATGACCAACGTGCTGCCTGCGATCGCGGTGGGTCTGGGTGTTGGTGGGCCCCTGCTGGCAAGTATTCCGCAGCGATTGGCCACCGGAGAAAACATCAGCCCCTTACCGCCGGCCATCGGAATGGGTGGCATTCTTGCGAATTTGTTGTTGCATCCGACGCTGGATGCGTATTGGCAGGCGCGCACGCAGCGGCCTGGCCCCAATCGTTTTCCGGTGTTGGCGGACACCGGATTTTATGATGTGGAATCGCGCGGCCCTTTTGAAAGTTATCGGGCACTGCGCGCGCAAGGGGTGCCGGTTCATTTGCGCGTATTCGGCGCACACGATGGCTTCCCTGCCGATACTCCGGGACCGTTTGTGGAATATCAGCGCTGGTTTGACCGTTTTTTGCTGGGCGAAAACAACGGCATCGATCAAGAGCCGCGCGTTCAGATGCTGATTGGCATTGGCGGCTATCAAGCGCAGATCAATGGCGCAGTGAAGCACTACAGCGCAAGCGACTGGCCGGTGCCGGGAACGCAGTGGCAAACGCTGTTTTTGAACGCCGATCAACGCCTGACCGACCACCCTGCGTCGACCTCGGACAAGCAAAGCTATCTGGCGCTGACCTCGGGGCTGGCCACCGACCCTTACACCACCGCCACGGTGGCGCCAATCAGTCCGTTGGCCGATCTGCTGTCGGGTGTGCTCACGGCCGGTCCGCAGTCGCTGCATTACACCAGCGATGCGTTACAGACCGCCGTGGATATCGTCGGCCCTGCGAGTTTGATTCTGCATGCCGCCTCGCTGTTGCCAGAGGCTGATTTTCACGCGGTGCTGTCGGATGTGTGGCCCGATGGCAGCGTGCACCCGGTCGGCGCCGGGCGCCTGCGCAGCAGCTTTCCCCACTTGCTGACCGAGCGAACGCTGTACAACGCGCGCGGCGAGCCGATCCAGCCAACAGCTGATTTTTCTGCCAAAGACCGTGCGCGCCCGGGGCAGATGCGCGAATACGCGATCGAGTTCTGGCCGATCGGCAACCGCTTTGAAACAGGCCATCGACTACGCCTGTCCCTGGTTGCAGCACCCAGCTACGATCTCACGCTTCCCGGCGGGCTGATCACCGTCGGACTGGGCGGCATAACGCCTTCTCGTCTGCTGCTGCCGGTACTGCCGCACAATGACCTGTGCGCAGCACTGGGGAGCGCATGTTGA
- the aroB gene encoding 3-dehydroquinate synthase gives MPILHVDLAERGYPIHIGANVLTDAALWAPFAGRPLRLITDDNVARHHLAPLKALLQLSDEAVRVIPHGEPQKSWAVAGSLQDWLLQTRLPRDGVLVALGGGVVGDLVGFTAAIYQRGVDFVQVPTTLLSQVDSSVGGKTGINHPLGKNMIGAFHQPRLVLADTDALRTLPQRELLAGIAEVIKYGLLGDERFLSWIEAHLDALLALDQAAIGEAVRRSCEMKAQIVARDEKESGERALLNLGHTFGHAIETWAGYGHWLHGEAVAAGMCMAADLSARLGWIGEADAARATALIARAGLPVGVPQGMQPADFMQLMALDKKVASGKVRLILLRALGQAVMTADFAPAALQQTLHHFCQQTP, from the coding sequence ATGCCCATTCTTCATGTCGATCTTGCCGAACGCGGCTACCCCATCCACATCGGCGCAAATGTTTTGACCGATGCGGCGCTGTGGGCGCCGTTTGCCGGGCGTCCGCTGCGCCTGATCACCGATGACAACGTTGCGCGCCACCACCTGGCGCCACTCAAGGCGTTGTTGCAGCTCTCCGACGAGGCCGTGCGCGTGATTCCGCACGGCGAGCCGCAAAAAAGCTGGGCCGTTGCCGGTAGCCTGCAAGACTGGTTATTGCAGACCCGGCTGCCGCGCGATGGCGTGCTGGTTGCGCTCGGCGGCGGTGTGGTCGGTGATCTGGTCGGTTTTACGGCCGCGATCTATCAGCGCGGCGTCGATTTTGTCCAGGTGCCCACCACGCTGCTGTCGCAGGTGGATTCCAGCGTTGGCGGTAAAACCGGCATCAATCACCCGCTGGGTAAAAACATGATCGGGGCGTTTCACCAGCCCCGGCTGGTTCTGGCCGATACCGATGCCCTGCGCACCCTGCCGCAGCGCGAGCTTTTGGCGGGGATTGCCGAGGTCATCAAATACGGCCTGCTCGGTGACGAACGCTTTTTAAGCTGGATCGAGGCTCATCTGGACGCGCTGTTGGCGCTGGATCAAGCCGCGATTGGCGAAGCCGTGCGGCGCAGTTGCGAGATGAAAGCGCAAATCGTCGCGCGCGATGAAAAAGAAAGTGGCGAACGCGCGCTGCTCAATCTGGGCCACACCTTTGGTCATGCGATTGAAACCTGGGCCGGTTACGGCCACTGGCTGCATGGTGAGGCAGTGGCGGCGGGCATGTGCATGGCGGCCGATCTGTCCGCACGTCTGGGCTGGATCGGTGAGGCCGATGCCGCGCGCGCCACGGCACTGATTGCGCGCGCGGGGCTGCCGGTCGGCGTGCCGCAGGGGATGCAGCCGGCCGATTTCATGCAGTTGATGGCCCTGGATAAAAAAGTCGCCAGCGGCAAGGTTCGCCTGATCTTGCTGCGCGCGCTCGGCCAGGCGGTGATGACGGCGGATTTTGCCCCCGCCGCATTGCAGCAGACGCTGCATCACTTCTGCCAGCAAACGCCATGA
- the aroK gene encoding shikimate kinase AroK, with product MLPHHNIFLIGPMGAGKTTVGRRLARALGLPFVDSDHEIEARTGVEIPYIFEREGEAGFRLRERQTIADLAQRQGLVMATGGGAVITPENRTTLAQNGMVVYLHASVDQQLSRTRHSRHRPLLQNAPDRRAVLRQLLSQREPLYREIADLTLITDHRSSRHVAREAENFIKAHLLRV from the coding sequence ATGCTTCCACACCACAACATCTTTCTGATCGGCCCCATGGGGGCAGGCAAGACCACGGTCGGGCGCCGCCTGGCGCGCGCGCTGGGGCTGCCCTTTGTCGATTCCGATCATGAAATCGAAGCGCGCACCGGCGTTGAGATTCCCTATATTTTTGAGCGTGAAGGCGAAGCCGGGTTTCGTCTGCGCGAGCGGCAGACGATTGCCGATCTGGCGCAGCGGCAAGGGCTGGTCATGGCCACCGGCGGCGGGGCCGTCATCACCCCTGAAAACCGCACCACACTGGCACAAAACGGCATGGTCGTTTATCTGCATGCCAGCGTTGACCAGCAGTTGTCGCGCACCCGCCATTCCAGGCACCGGCCCTTGCTGCAAAACGCTCCGGATCGGCGCGCGGTGCTGCGGCAATTGCTCAGCCAGCGCGAGCCGCTGTACCGTGAAATTGCCGATCTGACCCTGATCACCGACCATCGCAGTTCGCGGCATGTTGCGCGCGAAGCCGAAAACTTCATCAAGGCGCATTTGCTGCGCGTATAG
- a CDS encoding nitronate monooxygenase family protein, which translates to MNNWFETLGLRVPVVQAGMGGGLSTAPLAGAVSKAGGLGTLGILPPDEFAADMQRTRALAEGAPFAVNLLMPFVRPAHVAACIEQRPAVAVLFYGHDRDLVHALRAADIQVWHQIGSAGAAQQAIADGADAVIAQGVEAGGHLAGDVPLAQLLPQVRAVSKSRPVLAAGGIFDAASSRRARALGADGVVAGTRFLLTDESNAHDEYKARLLSASTTLRTQLFGLGWPAWHRVAPNAATQKWCAASGEEPLWLRALNTLSIPSRRVIPLSAVVSMASQQRLGLPFYTAASKTKDMPEANIETTALYAGECVSHIESLQSAADVVAELARGFME; encoded by the coding sequence ATGAACAATTGGTTTGAAACACTGGGGCTGCGCGTCCCCGTGGTGCAGGCGGGCATGGGCGGCGGATTGTCCACGGCGCCGCTGGCCGGTGCCGTGAGCAAGGCCGGCGGGCTGGGCACGCTGGGGATTTTGCCGCCGGATGAGTTTGCCGCCGACATGCAGCGCACGCGCGCACTGGCCGAAGGGGCTCCGTTTGCGGTGAATCTGTTGATGCCGTTTGTGCGTCCGGCCCATGTGGCGGCCTGTATCGAGCAGCGTCCGGCGGTGGCCGTGCTGTTTTACGGCCATGACCGCGATCTGGTGCACGCGCTGCGCGCCGCCGATATCCAGGTCTGGCATCAAATCGGCAGTGCCGGCGCGGCCCAGCAAGCCATTGCCGACGGCGCCGATGCGGTGATTGCCCAGGGCGTGGAAGCAGGCGGCCATCTGGCCGGGGATGTGCCGTTGGCACAGCTGTTGCCGCAGGTGCGCGCGGTCAGCAAAAGCCGTCCGGTTCTGGCCGCAGGCGGGATTTTTGATGCGGCCAGCAGCCGCCGCGCGCGCGCGCTGGGTGCCGATGGCGTGGTTGCAGGCACGCGCTTTTTGCTCACCGACGAAAGCAATGCCCACGATGAGTACAAGGCGCGCCTGCTCAGCGCCAGCACCACCCTGCGCACGCAGTTGTTTGGCCTGGGCTGGCCGGCCTGGCACCGCGTGGCGCCCAACGCCGCCACCCAGAAATGGTGTGCGGCCAGCGGTGAAGAACCCTTATGGTTGCGCGCGCTGAACACACTGAGCATCCCTTCACGGCGGGTCATTCCGCTGTCGGCGGTGGTGAGCATGGCCTCGCAACAACGGCTGGGTCTGCCGTTTTACACTGCCGCCAGCAAAACCAAAGACATGCCGGAGGCCAACATTGAAACCACTGCGCTGTATGCGGGTGAGTGCGTCAGCCACATCGAATCACTGCAATCAGCGGCGGATGTGGTGGCGGAACTGGCACGCGGCTTCATGGAGTAA
- the msrB gene encoding peptide-methionine (R)-S-oxide reductase MsrB: MEKVIKTDAEWRAQLSEEQYRVTRQGGTECSFSGALWNEHRDGVFHCLCCDLPLFDAQTKFESGTGWPSFYQLPYPDHIIERADHSHRMIRTEVLCARCDAHLGHVFNDGPKPTGLRYCINSAALVLKARA, translated from the coding sequence ATGGAAAAAGTCATCAAAACCGACGCCGAATGGCGCGCGCAGCTGAGCGAAGAACAGTACCGTGTGACCCGCCAGGGCGGCACCGAATGTTCCTTTTCGGGCGCCCTGTGGAACGAGCACCGCGATGGCGTGTTTCATTGCCTGTGCTGTGATCTGCCGCTGTTTGATGCACAGACCAAGTTTGAATCGGGCACCGGCTGGCCGAGCTTTTATCAACTGCCCTATCCCGATCACATCATCGAACGCGCCGATCACAGCCACCGCATGATCCGCACCGAGGTGCTCTGCGCACGCTGCGATGCCCATCTGGGGCATGTGTTCAACGATGGCCCCAAACCCACGGGGCTGCGCTATTGCATCAATTCCGCCGCACTGGTGCTCAAAGCGCGCGCGTAA
- a CDS encoding SDR family oxidoreductase has product MTLSTLSNKKTFITGAASGIGRATAQAAARQGAQLLLTDINADALHAVADEITRAGGTVLMAEPFDIANRDAVQDFAARAQAQHGSLDVLMNIAGISIWGAPESLGNEHWQRCVDINLMGPIHVIEAFLPAMVAAGRGGHIVNVSSAAGLFGLPWHAAYSASKFGLRGVSEVLRFDLARHGIGVSLVCPGGVDTGLVKTLQIVGVDASAPRLARWRARFQAHAITPDKAAQAILRGIRRNQYLVFTSNDIRMGHWFQRYCPPLYAFAMQRANDLLSRIARTAARP; this is encoded by the coding sequence ATGACCTTATCTACGCTCAGCAACAAAAAAACCTTCATCACCGGCGCCGCCAGCGGCATTGGCCGCGCCACCGCACAGGCGGCCGCGCGGCAAGGCGCACAACTGCTGTTGACCGACATCAACGCCGATGCCCTGCACGCCGTGGCCGATGAGATCACGCGCGCGGGCGGCACGGTGTTGATGGCCGAGCCGTTTGATATTGCCAACCGTGACGCGGTACAGGATTTTGCCGCGCGCGCGCAGGCGCAGCACGGCAGCCTGGATGTGTTGATGAACATTGCCGGAATCTCCATCTGGGGCGCGCCCGAATCGCTGGGCAACGAGCATTGGCAGCGCTGCGTGGACATCAACCTGATGGGGCCGATTCACGTCATCGAGGCGTTTTTGCCGGCGATGGTGGCCGCCGGGCGCGGCGGGCATATCGTCAATGTGTCGTCGGCGGCGGGGTTGTTTGGCCTGCCGTGGCATGCGGCCTACAGCGCCAGCAAGTTTGGCTTGCGCGGAGTGTCGGAGGTGCTGCGCTTTGATCTGGCGCGGCACGGAATCGGCGTGAGTCTGGTCTGTCCGGGCGGCGTGGATACCGGGCTGGTCAAAACCCTGCAAATCGTCGGGGTGGATGCCAGCGCCCCGCGCCTGGCTCGCTGGCGCGCGCGCTTTCAGGCCCATGCGATCACCCCAGACAAGGCCGCACAGGCAATTTTGCGCGGCATCCGGCGCAATCAGTATCTTGTTTTTACCTCCAACGACATTCGCATGGGTCACTGGTTTCAGCGTTATTGCCCGCCGCTGTATGCGTTTGCGATGCAGCGCGCCAACGATCTGCTGAGCAGGATCGCGCGCACGGCGGCCCGGCCATGA
- a CDS encoding L-threonylcarbamoyladenylate synthase: MNAPALAPWHLHKAAAAVRAGGIIACPTEAVWGISCDPLNQMACERLIALKRRDWRKGVIVVAARFEDLPSFVLRPDDIAMQRARASWPGPNTWVFPVSADAPQWITGAHPSLAVRITAHPLLRALCARCGPLVSTSANLSGRAPARTISEVRLQLGKQLDYIVPGALGGRSTPTRIRDVLSGEVLRA, encoded by the coding sequence ATGAACGCCCCTGCGCTGGCCCCATGGCATCTGCACAAAGCCGCTGCTGCGGTGCGCGCAGGCGGCATCATTGCCTGCCCCACAGAAGCGGTCTGGGGCATCAGCTGCGATCCCCTCAATCAAATGGCCTGTGAACGCCTGATTGCGCTCAAACGCCGCGACTGGCGCAAAGGGGTGATTGTGGTGGCCGCGCGCTTTGAAGACCTGCCCAGCTTTGTGTTACGTCCAGATGACATTGCCATGCAGCGCGCGCGCGCCAGCTGGCCGGGGCCGAATACCTGGGTGTTTCCGGTTTCGGCCGACGCGCCGCAATGGATCACCGGCGCGCATCCCAGCCTGGCGGTGCGCATCACCGCCCATCCGCTGCTGCGCGCGCTGTGCGCGCGCTGCGGGCCGCTGGTGTCCACCAGCGCCAATCTTTCCGGACGCGCGCCCGCCAGAACCATCAGCGAAGTGCGGCTGCAACTGGGCAAACAACTCGATTACATCGTCCCCGGCGCGCTCGGTGGCCGCAGCACGCCCACCCGCATCCGCGATGTGCTCAGCGGCGAGGTGTTGCGCGCGTAG
- a CDS encoding deoxyguanosinetriphosphate triphosphohydrolase has protein sequence MNLAPYAADDRRAARGRRHQEPRSGHRSEYQRDRDRIIHSSAFRRLEYKTQVFINHEGDLFRTRLTHSIEVAQIARTMARSLRLHEDLCEAVALAHDLGHTPFGHAGQDALNGCMKPYGGFEHNAQSLRVVDELEDKYAEFRGLNLMFDTREGILKHCSEARARELGDIGERFLLRQQPGLEAQLANRADEIAYNNHDIDDGLRAGLIGFEQLRAVPLFKRHHDEVLHRYGNISAKQQRHETTRRLMNTLIVDLMQTSARAIEAAGIDSIDAVRAQPRPLIQYSPDIEAENIELKRFLFKNLYQHHEVYRIMDKAKRVIRELFAALFADPRLLPPDFHQATEGQNEPVRARVVADYIAGMTDRYALDEHERLFDPRRLR, from the coding sequence ATGAATCTTGCGCCCTATGCCGCCGACGATCGGCGTGCCGCGCGCGGACGGCGCCATCAGGAGCCACGTTCCGGGCACCGCAGCGAGTATCAGCGTGACCGCGACCGCATCATTCACAGCAGCGCATTCCGGCGGCTGGAATACAAAACCCAGGTGTTCATCAACCATGAAGGCGATCTGTTCCGCACCCGCCTGACGCATTCGATCGAAGTGGCGCAAATCGCGCGGACGATGGCGCGCAGCCTGCGTCTGCATGAGGATCTGTGTGAGGCCGTTGCGCTGGCGCATGATCTGGGACATACCCCGTTCGGCCACGCCGGTCAGGACGCCCTCAATGGCTGCATGAAGCCTTATGGCGGTTTTGAGCACAACGCGCAGTCCCTGCGGGTGGTTGATGAGCTGGAGGACAAATACGCCGAGTTTCGCGGCCTGAATCTGATGTTTGATACCCGCGAAGGCATTTTGAAACACTGTTCCGAGGCGCGCGCGCGCGAACTGGGCGATATCGGCGAGCGGTTCTTGCTGCGCCAGCAACCCGGTCTGGAAGCGCAACTGGCCAATCGTGCCGATGAAATCGCCTACAACAATCACGATATTGATGATGGCCTGCGCGCGGGGCTGATCGGCTTTGAGCAATTGCGCGCGGTGCCGCTGTTCAAGCGGCACCATGACGAAGTGTTACATCGTTATGGCAACATCAGTGCCAAGCAACAACGGCACGAAACCACACGGCGGCTGATGAACACGCTGATTGTGGACCTGATGCAAACCTCGGCGCGCGCGATCGAAGCCGCCGGCATCGACAGCATCGACGCCGTGCGCGCGCAGCCCAGGCCGCTGATTCAATACAGCCCGGACATCGAGGCCGAAAACATCGAACTCAAGCGTTTTTTGTTCAAAAACCTGTACCAGCACCATGAGGTGTACCGGATCATGGACAAGGCCAAACGGGTTATCCGCGAATTGTTTGCGGCACTGTTTGCCGATCCACGCTTGCTGCCGCCCGACTTTCACCAGGCCACCGAAGGGCAAAACGAGCCTGTGCGCGCGCGCGTGGTGGCCGATTACATTGCCGGGATGACCGATCGCTATGCGCTGGACGAACACGAGCGCCTGTTTGACCCGCGCCGCCTGCGCTAA